The following are from one region of the Pseudodesulfovibrio piezophilus C1TLV30 genome:
- the thrS gene encoding threonine--tRNA ligase, giving the protein MQIEVSGNQVDLAEGAVCAEALQEGLSKKQFKKVVAAKCGETLLDLTAAVPTPCTTLEPVFAESEEGLDIIRHSTAHLMAEAVKKLFPTAKVTIGPSIKDGFYYDFDYERPFTPEDLEAIEKEMLSSVGANKEFSCQRMSADEARAFFADMGEDYKGELIDDLGADEYTVYTHGDFADLCRGPHVARTGMLKAFKLLSVAGAYWRGDENKKQLQRIYGTAWQDPKALKKHLHRLEEAKKRDHRKLGTQLDLFSTHEDVGGGMILWHPKGALVRAILEDWERKEHLKRGYQLVQGPLILKRELWEKSGHYDNYRENMYFTEIDEQAYGIKPMNCLSHMLIFKRKIQSYRDLPQRYFEHGIVHRHEKSGVLHGLMRVRSFTQDDAHLICRKDQLQDEIVGVFNFVKDIMDMFGFQFEAEISTRPEKSVGTDEDWELATRALTEALESTGKEYSINEGDGAFYGPKIDIILKDSLDRRWQCATIQCDFTLPERFNLVYVGEDGERHRPVMLHRVILGSIERFIGVLIEHFAGALPVWLAPVQARLMNVTDAQYDFVEKAKEFLLSKGIRVESDTRNEKLGYKVREAQVEKIPYMLVIGDKEVEAGCVNIRSRDGEDPGLVTLEEAAQLILDAAQEPFKRGGMSYSFSG; this is encoded by the coding sequence GTGCAGATTGAAGTCTCCGGCAATCAGGTTGACCTGGCTGAAGGTGCTGTGTGCGCCGAGGCCCTGCAAGAGGGCCTGTCAAAAAAACAGTTCAAGAAAGTTGTGGCTGCCAAGTGCGGTGAGACTCTTCTGGATCTGACTGCCGCTGTTCCGACTCCCTGCACCACTCTTGAGCCCGTCTTTGCGGAAAGCGAAGAAGGGCTGGATATCATCCGTCACTCCACGGCTCACCTCATGGCCGAAGCTGTCAAGAAACTGTTTCCCACAGCCAAGGTGACCATCGGTCCTTCCATCAAGGACGGTTTTTACTACGATTTTGATTACGAACGTCCTTTTACGCCTGAAGATCTTGAGGCTATCGAAAAGGAAATGCTGAGTTCCGTTGGAGCCAACAAGGAGTTCTCCTGTCAACGCATGAGCGCCGATGAGGCCCGTGCATTCTTTGCCGATATGGGCGAAGATTACAAAGGCGAGCTTATAGATGATCTAGGGGCGGATGAATACACTGTCTATACACATGGAGACTTTGCCGACTTGTGTCGGGGGCCTCATGTCGCACGGACAGGGATGCTCAAGGCTTTCAAATTGCTTTCAGTCGCCGGTGCTTATTGGCGCGGTGATGAAAATAAGAAACAGCTTCAGCGTATTTACGGTACCGCATGGCAAGATCCCAAGGCACTGAAAAAACATCTTCATCGCCTTGAAGAGGCTAAGAAACGGGACCATCGTAAGCTCGGAACACAGCTTGACCTGTTCTCCACCCACGAGGACGTGGGCGGCGGTATGATTCTCTGGCACCCGAAGGGTGCTTTGGTGCGTGCCATTCTTGAGGATTGGGAGCGCAAGGAGCACCTCAAACGTGGGTATCAGCTCGTTCAGGGACCGCTGATTCTCAAGCGTGAGCTTTGGGAAAAGTCCGGGCATTACGATAATTATCGTGAAAATATGTATTTCACGGAAATTGACGAGCAGGCATATGGCATCAAGCCCATGAACTGCTTGTCTCATATGTTGATTTTCAAGCGTAAGATCCAAAGTTACCGTGATCTTCCGCAGCGCTATTTTGAGCATGGGATTGTGCACCGTCATGAAAAGTCCGGCGTTCTGCATGGCCTTATGCGTGTGCGTTCCTTTACTCAGGATGATGCGCACCTGATTTGTCGGAAAGACCAGTTGCAGGATGAGATCGTTGGCGTTTTTAATTTCGTCAAAGATATAATGGATATGTTCGGTTTTCAGTTTGAAGCTGAAATTTCCACTCGCCCTGAAAAATCAGTAGGAACTGATGAAGATTGGGAATTGGCGACACGAGCACTGACCGAAGCGCTTGAGTCTACGGGAAAAGAATATTCAATCAATGAAGGCGACGGTGCTTTTTACGGTCCCAAGATTGACATTATTCTCAAGGATTCTCTTGATCGGCGTTGGCAATGCGCTACCATCCAATGCGATTTTACCTTGCCAGAGCGCTTCAATTTGGTATATGTGGGCGAGGACGGTGAGAGACATCGCCCGGTCATGCTGCATCGGGTTATCCTTGGGTCCATCGAAAGATTCATTGGTGTCCTTATCGAACACTTCGCCGGGGCATTGCCTGTTTGGCTGGCTCCGGTTCAAGCGCGTCTGATGAATGTAACTGATGCGCAATATGATTTTGTTGAAAAAGCCAAGGAATTTCTCTTGAGTAAGGGGATTCGAGTTGAGTCGGATACTCGCAATGAAAAGCTTGGCTATAAGGTGCGGGAAGCTCAAGTTGAGAAGATTCCGTACATGTTGGTAATCGGTGATAAAGAGGTTGAAGCCGGGTGTGTCAATATCCGTTCACGAGATGGAGAAGACCCTGGTTTGGTGACACTGGAGGAAGCTGCGCAGCTCATATTGGATGCTGCACAGGAACCTTTCAAACGCGGAGGCATGAGCTATAGCTTTTCGGGGTAA
- the infC gene encoding translation initiation factor IF-3, whose protein sequence is MAFRGNDRRGQRRQDQVRRNERIRIPKVRVVDEDGEQLGVLDTRDALDRAREKGLDLVEVAPNAEPPVCKIMDYGKFKFQQKKKLQEAKKKQTVIKIKEVKFRPKTDEHDYQTKLSKIVKFLGGGDRCKVTVFFRGREIVHKDRGLMMLERVVEDTQDIAKVESRPLSEGRTMTMMLAPVKK, encoded by the coding sequence ATAGCTTTTCGGGGTAACGACCGTCGAGGCCAGAGACGACAGGATCAGGTCCGGCGCAACGAGAGGATTCGCATCCCCAAGGTGCGAGTGGTTGACGAGGACGGTGAACAGTTGGGTGTTCTGGACACCCGAGACGCTTTGGATCGCGCCCGTGAAAAGGGGCTTGATCTTGTGGAGGTTGCTCCAAACGCCGAACCACCGGTGTGCAAGATCATGGATTACGGGAAGTTCAAGTTCCAGCAGAAGAAGAAACTGCAGGAAGCCAAGAAAAAGCAGACCGTCATCAAAATCAAGGAAGTCAAATTTCGGCCTAAAACTGATGAGCACGATTACCAGACCAAGCTCTCTAAAATAGTCAAATTTCTCGGAGGAGGCGACCGCTGCAAAGTAACCGTCTTCTTCCGGGGGCGTGAAATCGTCCACAAAGACCGCGGGCTGATGATGCTTGAGCGGGTCGTGGAGGATACACAGGATATCGCCAAAGTTGAGAGCAGGCCATTGTCTGAGGGACGGACGATGACAATGATGCTTGCTCCTGTAAAAAAATAG
- the rpmI gene encoding 50S ribosomal protein L35 translates to MPKIKTRRAAAKRFSKTATGKFKRRRKNLRHILTKKNAKRKRRLGQSTTVDSTNMKAVRRQLPNG, encoded by the coding sequence ATGCCCAAGATCAAAACCCGTCGCGCAGCTGCCAAGCGTTTCTCCAAGACCGCTACCGGCAAGTTCAAGCGCCGCAGGAAGAACCTCAGGCACATCCTGACAAAGAAGAACGCCAAGCGGAAACGCCGTTTGGGGCAGTCCACAACTGTGGACTCCACCAATATGAAGGCCGTTCGTCGTCAGTTGCCCAACGGTTAG
- the rplT gene encoding 50S ribosomal protein L20, translating into MRVKRGVAAKKRHKKYLKMAKGYRGAGSRLYRTARERVEKALCNAYRDRKRKKREFRKLWIMRINAAARINGVSYSRLMNGLKLAGIELNRKVLADMAVRDPAVFAKVAEAAKAKVS; encoded by the coding sequence ATGAGAGTTAAACGTGGTGTCGCCGCTAAGAAGCGTCACAAAAAGTATTTGAAAATGGCCAAAGGGTACCGCGGAGCCGGTAGCCGTTTGTACCGCACCGCTCGTGAACGCGTGGAAAAGGCACTGTGTAATGCCTATCGTGATCGCAAGCGCAAAAAACGCGAGTTCAGAAAGCTGTGGATTATGCGTATCAACGCTGCCGCCCGCATCAATGGTGTTTCTTACAGCCGCTTGATGAATGGTCTCAAACTAGCAGGGATTGAGCTGAACCGCAAAGTCCTCGCCGACATGGCAGTGCGCGATCCCGCAGTGTTCGCCAAAGTCGCAGAGGCCGCCAAAGCCAAGGTGAGCTAG
- the pheS gene encoding phenylalanine--tRNA ligase subunit alpha: protein MSNELKSFLEGLDSLAHDCESRKGQACSLKELDELRIEFLGRKGMLAQAMAQLGALDNTDKPAAGKKANEIKQHITALIDSWQLDLTATEANHALSLFDPTMPGRKPWAGSLHPVTLVMDEVCNVLTGLGFEHAAGPEVENDWHNFEALNIPPEHPARDMQDTLYVSDNIVLRTHTSGMQIRSMLQQEPPVAVIAPGKVYRRDSDLTHTPMFHQIEGLLVDRNVSMADLRGTLTAFVRQIFGAQTEVRFRPSFFPFTEPSAEVDISCVMCGGKGESGGSTCRVCKGTGWVEILGCGMVDPNVFKSVGYDPEVYTGFAFGMGVERIAMLKYNIGDLRMFFENDVRFLEQFA from the coding sequence GTGAGTAATGAATTGAAGTCCTTCCTGGAAGGACTCGACAGCCTGGCCCATGATTGCGAATCTCGCAAGGGCCAGGCTTGTTCGTTAAAGGAACTTGACGAACTTCGCATCGAGTTCTTGGGCCGTAAGGGGATGCTCGCTCAGGCCATGGCGCAACTGGGCGCGCTAGATAATACTGACAAGCCTGCTGCTGGTAAAAAAGCCAATGAGATCAAGCAACACATTACTGCGTTGATAGACTCATGGCAGTTGGATCTGACAGCCACTGAAGCGAACCATGCGTTGAGTCTTTTTGATCCGACGATGCCTGGACGCAAGCCATGGGCGGGGTCACTGCATCCTGTGACGTTGGTCATGGATGAGGTCTGTAATGTCCTGACAGGGCTTGGCTTCGAGCATGCTGCCGGGCCTGAAGTGGAAAACGACTGGCATAATTTTGAAGCACTGAATATACCTCCCGAGCATCCTGCCCGTGACATGCAGGATACTCTGTATGTTTCAGATAATATCGTGCTTCGTACGCATACTTCTGGAATGCAGATACGGTCCATGCTGCAGCAGGAACCGCCTGTTGCCGTCATCGCTCCGGGCAAGGTCTACCGTCGTGATTCCGATCTGACGCATACCCCCATGTTTCATCAGATTGAGGGGTTATTGGTTGATCGGAACGTTTCCATGGCAGACCTTCGGGGAACGTTGACAGCTTTTGTCCGTCAGATTTTTGGTGCTCAGACCGAGGTCCGTTTTCGACCGAGTTTTTTCCCTTTCACCGAACCGAGTGCGGAAGTCGATATTTCCTGCGTGATGTGCGGCGGCAAGGGGGAGAGCGGTGGGTCGACCTGCCGAGTTTGCAAAGGGACCGGCTGGGTCGAAATTCTTGGATGTGGCATGGTAGATCCCAATGTTTTCAAATCAGTCGGATACGATCCTGAAGTCTACACTGGATTTGCCTTCGGCATGGGGGTCGAACGGATAGCCATGCTGAAGTACAATATTGGTGACCTGCGCATGTTCTTTGAGAATGATGTTCGGTTCCTCGAACAGTTTGCATAG
- the pheT gene encoding phenylalanine--tRNA ligase subunit beta — MLVSLNWLREFVPYEGDIQVLGDKLTMLGLELEGIEDPFDSIKDIVVGHVVDCEKHPEAEKLSVCTVDVGGPETVTIVCGAPNVGKGQKVPVATVGTFMPDGMKIKKAKLRGIKSMGMICSERELGFSEDHDGIWILDDAFQVGEKLVDALNLERVVFDFDITPNRADCLSILGFARETALAFDLPLALPPLNLVEGGGNAADEIRILIDDPELCPLYNARILHGVETRKAPDWMRFKLLSLGQRPISNIVDCTNYIMFELGQPLHSFDLDLIEDATIRVAPATDGMKLTTLDNTERLLTANDLLIWDGKKPVGLAGVMGGANSEMHSGSRNVLLEAAVFRPGTIRKTARRLALPSDASYRFERGVDQVMNRFCIDRAAQLMAETSGGTVVSGVVSNEPKPWVDRQHGYRHDKCMSLLGLDLEPEFAKKVFTLEGCVVDDSDPANWTVSSPSHRLDLEREVDLYEEVGRVFGLDQIPAVLPKISKSLNTAQAGGTQYAFLRTVKLWGAGVGLNEAINYSFVGDDDLDRLFLPTEGRVNIANPLSEDQNVLRTDLAPGLLNTLKHNLAQGNFHIRLFEVAKQFLADKTSETETREHNRLGLLLYGPRHASEWPWPTGDVDFLDLKGHVEHLVENHLKLQAPDFSLAEDHAYLEPCVKVSVGETSIGIMGKIKKDIAGFYHAKKDVWLADLDLDTMREMVDTQAIKFAPLPVFPPSRRDVTVIGPATLPAQAIHQAILDAGVSILESVELVTEFIPEGQSEDGSEERNLSFRLTYRHPTKTLKDKQVDKEHKKVLASLEKLLPIRF, encoded by the coding sequence ATGTTAGTCAGTCTGAATTGGTTGCGTGAGTTTGTCCCTTATGAGGGAGATATCCAAGTGCTCGGTGACAAGCTCACCATGCTCGGTCTTGAACTAGAAGGAATTGAAGATCCTTTTGATTCCATCAAGGACATTGTTGTCGGCCATGTGGTTGACTGCGAAAAGCACCCCGAGGCAGAGAAACTCTCTGTGTGCACAGTGGATGTCGGTGGTCCTGAAACAGTGACTATCGTGTGTGGTGCTCCCAATGTCGGCAAGGGACAGAAAGTTCCCGTGGCCACTGTCGGAACTTTCATGCCGGATGGCATGAAGATCAAGAAGGCCAAACTACGTGGTATCAAATCCATGGGTATGATCTGTTCTGAACGGGAGTTGGGGTTCTCTGAAGACCATGACGGAATCTGGATTCTGGACGATGCGTTCCAGGTCGGCGAGAAGCTGGTTGATGCGCTGAATCTTGAACGGGTTGTTTTTGATTTCGATATCACGCCTAACCGCGCCGATTGTCTTTCCATACTCGGATTTGCTCGTGAAACGGCATTGGCCTTTGACCTTCCGCTGGCGTTGCCTCCGTTGAATCTGGTTGAAGGTGGCGGCAATGCTGCTGATGAAATCAGAATTCTGATTGATGATCCCGAATTATGTCCACTCTATAATGCTCGTATTCTGCATGGTGTCGAGACCCGGAAAGCTCCGGATTGGATGCGGTTCAAACTGCTTTCTTTAGGACAACGCCCTATTTCCAACATAGTCGATTGTACGAACTATATCATGTTCGAGTTGGGGCAACCTCTCCATTCCTTTGATCTTGACCTGATTGAAGATGCCACTATTCGTGTCGCCCCGGCCACAGATGGCATGAAGTTGACGACGCTTGATAATACCGAACGTCTCCTGACTGCCAATGACCTGCTCATATGGGACGGGAAAAAACCAGTGGGTCTTGCCGGTGTCATGGGCGGAGCTAATTCCGAAATGCATTCCGGTTCAAGGAATGTCTTGTTGGAAGCAGCAGTGTTTCGTCCTGGGACTATCCGCAAAACTGCTCGCCGTCTCGCATTGCCGTCTGATGCTTCCTATCGTTTCGAGCGTGGAGTGGATCAGGTTATGAACCGTTTTTGCATTGATCGTGCGGCGCAACTTATGGCGGAAACATCAGGTGGAACCGTTGTCTCCGGTGTGGTTTCCAATGAGCCGAAACCATGGGTGGATCGTCAGCACGGCTACCGTCATGACAAATGCATGAGCCTGCTTGGCCTTGATTTGGAACCTGAATTTGCCAAGAAGGTCTTTACGCTGGAAGGATGTGTGGTCGATGATAGCGACCCCGCCAACTGGACTGTTTCCAGTCCTTCCCATCGTCTTGACCTGGAACGAGAAGTTGATCTGTACGAAGAGGTCGGACGTGTTTTCGGTCTCGATCAGATCCCTGCCGTCCTGCCTAAGATCTCAAAATCTTTGAATACTGCTCAGGCTGGTGGAACTCAGTATGCATTTCTCAGAACTGTCAAACTCTGGGGTGCAGGGGTGGGGCTGAACGAAGCTATCAATTATAGTTTCGTGGGTGACGATGATCTTGATCGGTTGTTTTTGCCGACTGAAGGGCGTGTCAATATAGCCAATCCCCTGAGTGAGGATCAGAATGTCCTTCGGACTGACCTGGCTCCGGGGTTGCTGAATACACTCAAGCATAATCTTGCCCAAGGGAATTTTCATATTAGGCTTTTTGAAGTCGCCAAACAGTTTTTGGCTGATAAGACTTCTGAAACCGAAACTCGTGAGCACAACCGCCTTGGATTGCTTTTATATGGTCCTCGCCACGCTTCAGAGTGGCCGTGGCCAACTGGTGACGTCGATTTTCTTGATCTCAAGGGACACGTCGAGCACCTGGTGGAAAACCATCTCAAGTTGCAGGCTCCCGACTTCTCCTTAGCAGAAGACCATGCATATCTGGAACCGTGTGTCAAAGTCTCGGTCGGAGAGACCTCCATTGGCATCATGGGGAAGATCAAGAAGGATATAGCCGGTTTTTACCATGCCAAAAAGGATGTTTGGCTTGCTGATCTGGACCTGGATACGATGCGGGAGATGGTGGACACACAAGCTATCAAGTTCGCACCCCTTCCCGTCTTTCCGCCGAGTCGCCGAGATGTGACTGTCATCGGTCCTGCGACCTTGCCTGCACAGGCAATTCATCAAGCCATTCTTGATGCTGGGGTTTCAATTCTGGAATCAGTGGAACTGGTCACAGAATTCATTCCCGAGGGACAATCCGAAGATGGTTCTGAAGAAAGGAATCTTTCGTTCCGCTTAACATACCGCCATCCGACAAAAACGCTCAAAGACAAGCAGGTGGATAAGGAGCACAAGAAAGTGCTCGCCAGTTTGGAGAAGCTCCTGCCAATTCGTTTTTGA
- a CDS encoding MerR family transcriptional regulator has product MDDLQEFKRYKIGQAAKEIGVKTYVLRFWEGEFDEIDPIRTESGQRLYTEEHLEIIREIKYLLYDEGLTIEGAKKKLHGREHRGILREVYTELLKIKKILA; this is encoded by the coding sequence ATGGACGATTTGCAGGAGTTCAAGCGATATAAGATCGGTCAGGCTGCCAAGGAAATAGGCGTGAAGACCTATGTTCTTCGATTCTGGGAAGGGGAGTTTGATGAGATCGACCCAATTAGAACCGAGAGTGGGCAGCGTTTGTACACTGAAGAACATCTGGAGATTATTCGTGAAATCAAATATCTGCTCTATGACGAAGGGCTGACTATTGAAGGTGCCAAGAAAAAACTTCACGGCCGTGAACACAGGGGGATCTTGCGCGAAGTTTACACTGAACTTCTCAAGATAAAAAAAATTCTCGCCTGA
- a CDS encoding AsmA family protein has translation MKIIGRVFLVLLGSAAGLLLCLVLFFATFFDINDCRKAIIDAVFAHSGRTIHFSEDIHFDLMPTLGVQLGRLEISNAAGFAASPMIEIDSARVGVRFLPLFLGEIQFGPVQVKGLRLNLERDAAGSTNWDDLVGRKKSHGRHPEQADHTGLVFEVAGVEIHNATVTWQDHLAGRAFSLGDINCSTGRIANNTPFPVKGEFSYSQPESDFHGTIHFEGVSSADFLQHRWKHTSMHVSLVATGKDIPGGKGKLDIRLGQALVDIRQRHAEFQKLIVTGYGMVLRADGIIQGLLSDPDALEAQVEIPLFDIREVLERLKVDPLPNVHPAILSRAHGKGSFTYVPGKIELRDVTGQVDETSLLAGIQIEYAHDHPRCQISLNLGKLDLGQYFSRLKKTQNNLSRDSLPNPVSQVLGRILHGQWLKRVSIGAHVSAEKLLVRGIRFDTVQADLSAANGEIQSSSVTSGLYGGTLSASFSVQAAEKPPYTQLFFDLKKVDVRPFFSDMLGENSYAGLLDYTASVSFSGMHLSEIVKNVNGKVAFHLSDGVFPGVDLVRMARQTQAERAHRKPLKGSRLDSTRFGSITGSGILSAGVLQNKDLEVRAMGLRASGQGSLVLASHELDYLLKAKLVPISEGESDKASCDVFGIMVPIQVAGTVEEPHYWVSVSEYAKSLGASVIDTAGDLLRSVRDIFSGAGHSVAGKRASMAE, from the coding sequence ATGAAAATCATTGGCAGAGTCTTCCTTGTTTTGTTGGGGAGTGCAGCAGGTCTTTTGCTGTGTCTCGTCCTTTTTTTTGCCACTTTCTTTGATATTAATGATTGCAGAAAAGCCATCATTGATGCTGTCTTTGCACACTCGGGGCGTACCATTCATTTCTCTGAAGATATACATTTTGATCTGATGCCGACTCTGGGCGTTCAATTAGGAAGGCTTGAAATTAGTAATGCTGCCGGATTTGCAGCATCCCCGATGATCGAGATTGATTCTGCGCGTGTCGGTGTTCGCTTCCTGCCCCTCTTTCTTGGCGAAATACAATTTGGGCCGGTCCAGGTCAAAGGGTTACGACTCAACCTTGAGCGCGATGCCGCAGGCTCAACCAACTGGGATGATCTTGTCGGGAGAAAAAAATCCCATGGGAGGCATCCCGAACAAGCGGATCACACAGGGCTTGTTTTTGAGGTTGCCGGAGTCGAAATCCACAACGCCACAGTGACGTGGCAGGACCACCTTGCCGGAAGAGCATTCTCCCTTGGGGATATCAACTGTTCGACAGGGCGTATCGCGAATAACACGCCTTTCCCGGTCAAGGGTGAATTCTCATATTCACAACCAGAGTCAGACTTTCACGGAACAATTCATTTCGAGGGTGTGTCTTCTGCTGATTTTTTACAACACCGATGGAAACATACTTCCATGCATGTCTCTCTTGTCGCTACAGGAAAAGATATTCCTGGTGGAAAAGGGAAGCTTGATATCAGGTTGGGACAGGCACTGGTGGACATTCGTCAGCGGCATGCGGAGTTTCAAAAGCTTATCGTGACAGGGTATGGAATGGTCCTCCGGGCTGACGGGATAATTCAAGGCTTGCTCTCGGACCCAGACGCACTGGAAGCACAGGTTGAAATACCTTTATTCGATATCAGGGAAGTCTTGGAGCGTTTGAAAGTCGATCCGTTGCCTAATGTCCACCCCGCAATCCTCTCCAGAGCGCATGGAAAGGGTTCTTTCACCTATGTACCGGGTAAAATCGAGCTTCGGGATGTCACGGGGCAGGTTGACGAGACCTCACTCCTTGCTGGCATTCAGATTGAGTATGCGCATGATCATCCGAGATGTCAGATTTCGTTGAATCTTGGAAAACTTGATCTGGGACAGTACTTTTCTCGTTTGAAGAAAACGCAGAACAACCTCTCCCGTGATTCTTTGCCTAATCCTGTTTCGCAGGTGCTTGGCCGAATACTGCATGGGCAGTGGTTGAAAAGGGTGTCCATTGGCGCACATGTTTCAGCAGAGAAACTGTTGGTGCGAGGGATAAGGTTTGACACAGTCCAGGCTGATTTGAGCGCAGCAAATGGAGAAATACAAAGTTCGTCCGTGACCTCTGGACTCTATGGCGGGACTCTCTCTGCTTCTTTTAGTGTTCAAGCAGCGGAAAAGCCACCCTACACCCAGTTGTTTTTTGACTTGAAGAAAGTGGATGTGCGTCCTTTCTTCAGCGATATGTTGGGAGAGAACTCCTACGCAGGATTACTCGATTATACCGCATCGGTCTCATTTTCCGGGATGCATCTTTCTGAAATAGTGAAGAATGTGAATGGCAAGGTCGCTTTTCATCTTTCCGATGGCGTTTTTCCTGGTGTGGACCTTGTTCGCATGGCTCGGCAAACACAGGCAGAGCGCGCACACAGGAAACCCCTCAAAGGAAGCCGCCTCGATTCCACTCGGTTCGGGTCAATAACCGGGTCCGGTATTCTTTCTGCCGGGGTTTTGCAAAACAAGGACTTGGAAGTCCGGGCTATGGGACTCCGAGCGAGTGGGCAGGGATCATTGGTGCTCGCTTCACACGAACTCGATTATCTGCTCAAGGCCAAGCTGGTTCCTATTTCCGAAGGGGAAAGTGATAAGGCGTCGTGTGATGTCTTCGGGATCATGGTTCCCATTCAGGTGGCAGGCACAGTGGAGGAGCCTCACTATTGGGTCAGTGTCTCTGAATATGCCAAATCCTTGGGGGCAAGCGTCATTGATACAGCAGGCGATCTTTTGCGGAGCGTGCGGGATATTTTTAGCGGAGCCGGTCATAGTGTGGCCGGAAAACGTGCAAGTATGGCCGAATAA
- a CDS encoding FliI/YscN family ATPase, translated as MSHVSQLGLLEDLDPCQTFGKVTKVVGLIAEGHGIKAPLGSVCYLLPDHGPSIPAEVVGFRDGACLFMPYSDMRGISPGSLIQNAATPPHMPVGYSMLGRALDAFGAPLDGKQTLTPERFVPLHREPPNPLERPRIDEPLDVGIRSVNSLLTLGKGQRVGIMAGSGVGKSTTLGMMARYTKADINVIALVGERGREVVEFMERDLGPEGMARSVLIVATSDKSPLIRMRAAYAATAVAEFFRDEGKDVLLMMDSVTRFAMAGREVGLAAGEPPTRGGYTPSVFAHLPQLLERAGKNRLGSITGIYTVLVDGDDFTEPIADSTRSILDGHIVLTRDLADLGHYPAIDVLRSVSRIRSDITTSQAQADGRALLRHMATFKKVEDMVNIGAYQKGANSEVDKAISMVGPINQFLRQLVAEQEPLESAMTKMNELINGSDNAAPQQNQAPPQQQSPQQPQKKPLRRPKKAPQRTPIPPSNIPVKMR; from the coding sequence ATGAGCCATGTCTCACAACTGGGGTTGCTGGAAGATCTTGATCCTTGCCAAACATTCGGCAAAGTGACCAAAGTTGTCGGTCTCATAGCTGAAGGTCATGGCATCAAGGCTCCTCTCGGTTCCGTCTGTTACCTGCTCCCGGACCACGGCCCATCAATACCTGCCGAGGTCGTTGGCTTTCGCGATGGAGCGTGCCTGTTCATGCCCTACTCGGACATGCGCGGAATCAGTCCAGGTAGTCTCATCCAAAACGCTGCCACGCCCCCCCACATGCCTGTGGGGTATTCCATGCTCGGCCGCGCACTGGATGCATTCGGCGCACCACTGGACGGCAAACAAACCCTGACACCGGAACGGTTTGTCCCCCTTCACCGCGAACCGCCCAATCCACTGGAACGCCCTCGCATTGACGAACCTCTCGATGTCGGTATTCGCTCGGTCAATTCCCTGCTCACCTTGGGAAAAGGCCAACGTGTAGGCATCATGGCCGGTTCTGGTGTCGGGAAATCGACAACTCTCGGTATGATGGCCCGCTACACCAAGGCGGACATCAATGTCATCGCGCTCGTAGGGGAACGTGGGAGAGAGGTTGTGGAATTCATGGAACGTGATCTTGGTCCGGAAGGCATGGCCCGATCCGTTCTGATCGTCGCAACATCGGACAAAAGCCCCCTTATTCGTATGCGTGCAGCCTATGCCGCGACAGCTGTGGCGGAATTTTTCCGAGATGAAGGCAAAGACGTCCTGCTGATGATGGACTCAGTAACACGATTTGCCATGGCTGGTCGCGAAGTCGGTCTGGCAGCGGGAGAACCGCCCACTCGTGGAGGCTATACTCCCAGCGTTTTCGCCCATCTCCCTCAGCTTCTCGAACGAGCGGGGAAAAACCGACTCGGATCAATTACCGGCATCTATACTGTTTTGGTGGATGGAGATGACTTTACCGAACCCATTGCAGATTCCACTCGCTCCATTCTCGATGGACACATCGTTCTGACTCGTGATTTGGCCGATCTGGGACACTACCCCGCAATTGATGTTCTTCGCTCTGTCAGCCGTATTCGCAGTGATATCACAACAAGCCAGGCTCAGGCTGACGGCCGTGCCTTGCTTCGGCATATGGCGACATTCAAAAAAGTGGAAGATATGGTCAACATTGGCGCTTACCAGAAAGGCGCCAACAGCGAAGTAGACAAGGCCATCTCCATGGTCGGTCCCATCAATCAATTTTTGAGACAACTCGTAGCCGAACAGGAACCTCTTGAATCTGCGATGACCAAAATGAATGAACTGATCAATGGAAGTGACAATGCCGCTCCACAACAGAATCAGGCTCCTCCGCAGCAACAGTCACCACAACAGCCTCAAAAGAAACCTTTGAGACGTCCTAAAAAAGCTCCTCAAAGGACTCCGATTCCACCTTCCAATATTCCAGTCAAAATGCGTTAA